The genomic interval tcatgggagGTCACCTTGGTAGAACCGCCGAATTTCCATAGGCCATCTGCATGGCTTTCTCGCATGAATAATTCTACAGTCTAAGTAAGATTTCGAATCCACATTATTAAAGGCCAAATGATTTTCAGTCGGCAATCTtattaaccacttggccacggaggcacATTTGACTGCAAAGTATTTGTCAGATACATTCATATTGACAAACCTTATCCGATCAAAAGATCAGTTCCACTATGTAAGCTGAAATTTTGAAAGGTACTTTCTTATACAGTACATATAAAacaggagaaaactttaaaaaaactgaTGATTATCACTATAACAAATGATATGAATTATTACCCATTATTTTACAATAAGATTTCCATTGTTGTTATATTTGGTGCTTACGTAAAGTAGGTGCAGAATTTGCTAACTATTTCGAGGGTGAGAACGAAATTGATCTAGATGCTTCTTCAGCTGTATGCATTTAGACCACTTTCGCTCTAACTACCCCGAATTTTTATCTTTTGTATATAGCGCATAGTACACCATCTCTTGATAACGTCTACAGTCTCGATGTCTTTCCTGTTGCATATATTACTTTTAACAATCCATATCCGAAGAGAACTGTTTATAGTGCATTGCTGAAACACTTGTATGTTTATATACAATGCTTATAATCACGTGACCTGGAGATTTCCTCCAACAGACATTTTTGCTTGGTTCGACCTAAACACTGGAGTGTTCACGTATCGAAAAACAGTACGCCAACGGAATGTGCAGTTCCGTGTGCTTCAAAAATATACCTTACTGTTGTTATGAACCCCTGTCGTTTTTGCCTGAAAGTCGAAAAATTGTTCTGTCTGTTGTAAACCAAGAGGATTCTTTGTTCGAACTCTCTGTAAAACGCAGGAAAGCGGTGTAACTGACatacaaaatgtgtaaaatactTTCCACCGTTGAATCAAAGCACATCTCTGCACGCTGGTACTTGGAGAAAGTATCTTTATAAAAAGGAACTGCTGTAGAAACTTTTTGGATGCATACAACGAACGTTTTTCTTACATGTCTTTAACAAGATGCACGCTTTCGCCAGATATGAAACGTTTCTACAAGCAATCGGttctgtttgttttgtcattttcagaGCCTTTGGAAGTTGCAGTGTTTTTAACTGATGGAAATGTTTTGATTGCTCTTCAGTGTTACACAGACAGACATCTCAGTAAGGTAGATTATCTTAAAATATTCCGTTTATTTTAAGATtctatttaaagataataaaagtttttgtatGGCTACTATTGTGTTAGGATGCACAGAGTAATGCAACCATGAAGATATTAGCCGATATGATTCAAGTAAAGTATAAACAAGTATCTGACATACAACTTTATAAAACCTGAGCAGTTCAACAAAATTAGTAAAGCCCGCACGCACATTCGACTGATTACCAATTCTAACTAGACTTGATCTATTCTGTACTCAGATAGCTGTAAACTGCAAGGTTTTCCATAATAACAGAGGAAAGAAGgatatttttaatttatgaatCTAATAGtacgtctttactcaggaaagaatCGACTTGTCATAAAGGTAAgcgacagtcgagtcaactcccgaGAGTGAGCGAATAATgagggaggtcatgggttcactTGAGTGTTTCTCAGATATCATAATGCAAGTTTAGatgatttttttacaataattatttgaaggtaagataacagtgcAGTGTCGTGTATGTATTATATCGAAAGTACATATTTGTGttaggtatttttttaaaaagatattgttcttttttaatacagtCAAAAATCCATTATTTACCAAAAAcgcaaagaaaataaaacaacaacaaaaatcccTAACAGACAGTAAATTGGTGCaaactattaaaaaaatatataggcAATTCAATATAGAGctacgaaacctagcctaacggggctcatcagtcactcccagaaatACACGtcgttttaacaaatatttacatttaacaaatatatcatGTATGGTAAGAACACCTACATATGTGCTAATAAGTTGTCATATTTGGGAAAAcatgatttatttgcctctatTTGAAATTAACCAGCGCTGAAAGTTTATCATTACTTTGAAGGGGGACAACCAACTATGGCATGCGAGTTCAGGTTATATAACAGTTATTCGGTCAAAACTGTGCTTCCATAGTCCCTAATGAATAGATCGTAATTACCATTTTtggcgcatttgcgcgtaaaccggggttcaaatgggcattatttcactcgtgaaatatattttgcataaaataagataattttcatacttatattcgcatgttttcgacttgtatacttgaaaacgaaagtagggtgtttattctgcaaCGCGGCAACGAGAGAgtacctgacttcagctgacttgcatttcactgcatactattcaacaccccttttttcttttcgttttattgaagcaaatgtatggacaTCTTGTAAAAAATAgatctacgacggagtgaaaatctaaaaactgtatcaaaattgatctggAGAAGCTgcatgaattttatatgaaacaaagaacaattcctttattgaaataaaaatatataaaagctgggatgcaattaaagaaaattatatGTAACTTGACATTAAGTGAAAGTCACAAGACTGAAAAATGTTCCTTGAATATTTATACGATTTTGAcacattttgtactttttgttttaaaatttatgctTTTACCTTCTCAAACTGATATAATCCAATTACACACTTGTAACACCAGTTTGAAGAAATAGACCATCCCCCTCTTAGTTCCTatgatacagaaaaatattactaaaggttaaatttattttagtgtttaagaaaataaaaggaaatttgTGCTGATATGAATAGTTTCAGGAGATGATCCAGTATATTTTATATCACTCACTTAACAGCCATTTATTCATTTAGAATAGGTTCAATAATTAATGAAGTTGAATAGAGCACATCTTTAGATTAATATTTATCTATGTTCAAGCAATACGTCTTTGataattattatcttttatatatactTGCTAAACTGGTCgtaaaaatgttagaatattaACAGTTGaacatttaaattacaaaaaaattcaaGACTATTTTGTACGCATTTTACATCTTTCGGTTTGCGACAAAATCTTAAGCGTAGTCAAAAAGTTTTGTATCTATAATTTAATCTGTAGactttacatgtttataaatgCACGCAACTTTTACGGTTTGCACAATATGAATAACTGAACTTTTTCATAACACACTATATAGTTTTACCTTAGTTTAATGTTATTTGCAGCTTTACTCGAATTCCTAAAACTTGGAAGTTGCcaatattgcatttttatttgCGTATGACAACTTAAAGCTGATTTGGacgcaaaaacaaaaacatatttattttcttgcTTTAGCAATAATGGCATCAACTTTTTTGTCTTCGAATGGTATTGTTTTCATAACAACGTCGTAGAAACCATTTTTTTCAAGGGAAGTCATATACCTCTCTGGGTCAATATTTCCGTGTTGCATAAATCCAAATTTCTTGATCAGTTTCATTCTCGGAAGAGATAGGGTGGCAACCATTGATTTACCTGGTTTAATAACCCTATGCAATTCTGCGACTGCATCATCCATATTGGGCCAAAAATAGTAACAATTACAGTGAAATATACTGTCAAATGTACACGAGTCGTATGAAATCTCCGTCACTGAAGCAAGATGTAACTTGATTTTTCCAGTTCCTATTTCCTGTTTTAAGTTTTTGTTGGCTAGATTGAAACTCTTCTGTGAGATGTCAATGCCATGAACAGTGCCTGGACCCTCTAAAAAGAACAAGTTTGATAAATAGCAATAGCACAAAGATATTTGAAAAGCAAGAAGTAAAGACTTGCCGAGAGTAAATTCTAgttaaatttattcataaataAAAGCCTTACTTTGATGTATGATAGAATAATACATTACGGTATAAAAGAGATGTTAACAATACTCTCGCAGACAGAAAACCTCACTAACAGTCACGTAGACcaaattattttctgaaaaccCACATatgacttaaaatactaactGCTCGAATGTGGTAAGTATAGTTTTTGCGATCGaaatataactatattttcacatggttttatgcaagaataacacCAGTGCATTATTGTTATCCTCCgccgaaattgaaaatgcttgcAATTCAAAAACTATCTAGCTAGAATCACTAAACCTAAAATCATTATTGACACATGACCTTTACTCGCATGTATTAATTTCCCCCTTTACCAAGTAAAAATGGTTTGGTAAAAAAGTATGGATTTTTAATGTCAGTAACCTGTTGATAGAGCTTCATAACATTTCACATGGTGGTGCACGCGCAACTTTCGTCAGGGTTTTAGTAAGACTTTATAGAAATTAGTAGCTTCAGAGTTATTGaactttaattgttttacaattaaTAAATTCTCACATAACCAAGTATTCCATTGATGGAAATTC from Mercenaria mercenaria strain notata chromosome 2, MADL_Memer_1, whole genome shotgun sequence carries:
- the LOC123563202 gene encoding uncharacterized methyltransferase YdaC-like yields the protein MRYLISRNLKEPNNGIAGFLVSKFFVKKNSIIETAAVHLCNIEPDYQVLEVGFGPGIGFKEAFNKVSKGPGTVHGIDISQKSFNLANKNLKQEIGTGKIKLHLASVTEISYDSCTFDSIFHCNCYYFWPNMDDAVAELHRVIKPGKSMVATLSLPRMKLIKKFGFMQHGNIDPERYMTSLEKNGFYDVVMKTIPFEDKKVDAIIAKARK